A window of the Henckelia pumila isolate YLH828 chromosome 3, ASM3356847v2, whole genome shotgun sequence genome harbors these coding sequences:
- the LOC140890143 gene encoding uncharacterized protein yields MQMDLQRDFGIELEYRKVWKGKELAMHDIHGTDEGCYDRLRWYCDAVKNTNPGSVVEFAVSKDANDDLFTIAYAIVDAENDANWVWFCYHLSCVLLYYQCIPFDEFTFFSDRHPSIIKAVNQVFVGSHHAYYLRHLVDNFVKQVLRSYPRHNKKHWSSVFKKVAYASSFQEYEQHINNILESMPLARGFIVNSDPQSSANALFVGNRWGVINNNIVKCRNSWVRPARHLPIIAMVDHIRVQIMKMMHRQRESTLLMTKELSSRKEKSVVSAYMESRTLRVQHSCDWKFEVVDGKKSFAVDLVDMTCSCRVWQINKIPFKHAISAIEAKSLSVYDFCDKYFKIEAYRAAYKGHINPIPTFDISESCVVESDIIQAPSGQAITVSWFDHEIALEKAHTFEWKHCWIALGLRLLWNHLLSHFNLIWGRSVVKLNDVFSVN; encoded by the exons ATGCAGATGGACTTGCAAAGAGATTTTGGGATAGAGTTAGAATACCGCAAAGTGTGGAAGGGTAAAGAGTTGGCGATGCATGATATTCATGGCACAGATGAAGGATGCTATGATAGATTAAGATGGTATTGTGATGCTGTTAAAAATACTAATCCTGGTAGTGTTGTAGAGT TTGCTGTGTCGAAAGATGCGAACGATGATCTTTTCACAATTGCTTATGCCATAGTAGATGCGGAGAATGATGCGAACTGGGTTTGGTTTTGTTATCATTTGAGTTGTGTGCTCCTTTACTATCAATGCATTCCATTCGACGAGTTCACATTTTTCTCGGACAGACATCCCAGTATCATCAAGGCAGTGAATCAAGTATTTGTTGGGAGTCACCATGCTTATTATTTGAGACATTTAGTGGATAATTTCGTTAAGCAG GTGTTGAGAAGTTATCCCAGACATAACAAAAAACATTGGTCTTCGGTATTCAAGAAAGTTGCGTATGCTTCGTCTTTTCAAGAGTACGAgcaacatataaacaatatattagagTCAATGCCACTTGCCAGAGGGTTTATTGTAAATTCTGATCCACAGAGTTCGGCCAATGCATTGTTTGTTGGCAATAGATGGGGTGTTATAAATAACAATATAGTCAAGTGTAGGAATAGTTGGGTTAGGCCAGCTCGTCATCTGCCTATTATTGCTATGGTTGATCACATACGCGTGCAGATAATGAAAATGATGCACCGACAACGTGAATCAACTCTACTCATGACCAAGGAATTAAGCTCAAGAAAAGAAAAGTCTGTTGTAAGCGCATATATGGAATCCCGAACATTAAGAGTTCAGCATTCGTGTGATTGGAAGTTTGAGGTTGTTGATGGTAAAAAGTCATTTGCCGTGGATTTAGTGGATATGACTTGTTCATGTAGAGTTTGGCAGATCAATAAGATTCCGTTCAAGCACGCCATTTCTGCCATTGAGGCGAAATCTCTGTCTGTGTATGATTTTTGTGACAAGTATTTCAAGATCGAAGCGTATCGCGCTGCGTACAAAGGACATATTAATCCTATCCCAACCTTTGACATCAGTGAGTCATGtgttgttgaatccgatataaTCCAAGCTCCTTCT GGGCAAGCGATTACTGTAAGCTGGTTCGATCATGAAATTGCCCTAGAAAAGGCACACACGTTCGAGTGGAAGCATTGCTGGATTGCGCTTGGTTTGAGGCTTTTGTGGAACCATCTGCTGTCACATTTTAACTTGATCTGGGGTCGTAGTGTAGTTAAGT TGAATGATGTCTTCTCAGTTAACTAA